The Neospora caninum Liverpool complete genome, chromosome X genome includes a region encoding these proteins:
- a CDS encoding putative XPG N-terminal domain containing protein: MLLRQGKIEALTDMRLGVDAVFWLRSLASLKDPLAEAIGGLPPSLFAVLSQQVALFKEHKIPTFFVFQGLQPRSHTLFSSQIHQQIDEGWVLYAHGGGQVALSKFAHATSRINSDLVHFSFHFLKSKGCECFQAPFFATAQLAYFAEQNFLDAIFGPPSLLLFGVPRVIVNIDWARGTFDWVELEQLLTTWNVTKEQFMDACLLAGTEYCLTFPYLNLSQFHQGRAQFSFGTAIDFVKQAPLVSYMQHFPNEEMKQDHVDGYCVCKTLLQYPLVIQLSATVGPFVSSSAGSNQRSVLPRDFHRIVGHRLPFAVYFLMAQGILSRKLPSVLALGEWMDFSHPCVDSIEYRDLLTDVREYRCRALGLIAMRLHEDYRTRSIRFSRYTCSLSARGDSEVESLPPKIDGTVARCWLIDAESVQKEMRRQNCTKIDLKFCLNWHTHAQENGVALFDERADYLAENAPPAINQQDSQSVLALVHFMLLDNLSYFTEQGETTVFGSALMNSPSELQEDVLFVLELLKFGLLTGDVLEAPKDRPHPAGVQLLRRPDTPAEKRRSILLLSRVCSLYPMRLHAGSHWQGDVDFDLAAYSSIIKILKRSLRQLTEACLASLLLRDITKVRQLPEGYFSPLQPRLPCFLLPRNCMGIVMKFFLEYVPMEGPVAASAPLPSSSIPQNSPLGKFEACVRMWYPCCENPLSDLCKTVLFWHEIANMINQLNSSIDVSELKEDVDAATDFLMRQCRLVGLDTHPDFPRL, translated from the exons ATGCTTCTCCGGCAGGGGAAGATTGAGGCGTTAACGGACATGCGTCTCGGCGTGGACGCAGTCTTTTGGCTGCGTTCGCTGGCGAGTTTGAAGGATCCCCTTGCAGAGGCGATTGGCGGcctccccccctctctgtttGCTGTGTTGTCGCAGCAAGTCGCGCTGTTCAAGGAGCACAAGATCCCGACCTTCTTCGTGTTTCAGGGCCTGCAGCCTCGCTCCCACACGCTGTTCTCCTCGCAGATCCACCAACAGATCGACGAGGGCTGGGTGTTGTATGCCCACGGCGGCGGACAAGTGGCGCTCTCCAAGTTCGCCCATGCGACCAGCCGCATCAACTCGGACTTGGTTCACTTCTCCTTCCACTTTCTGAAGAGCAAAGGCTGCGAGTGCTTCCAGGcgcccttcttcgccacTGCGCAGCTCGCCTACTTCGCCGAACAGAACTTCCTCGACGCGATCTTCGGCCCGCCGTCCCTGCTCCTCTTTGGCGTCCCGCGCGTCATCGTCAACATCGACTGGGCCAGAGGCACCTTCGACTGGGTAGAACTCGAGCAACTCCTCACGACGTGGAATGTCACGAAGGAGCAGTTCATGgacgcctgtctccttgccgGGACCGAGTATTGCCTCACCTTCCCCTATCTGAACCTCTCGCAGTTCCACCAAGGCCGCGCTCAGTTCTCCTTCGGCACTGCCATCGACTTCGTCAAGCAGGCGCCCCTCGTCTCCTACATGCAACACTTCCCCAACGAAGAAATGAAGCAGGACCATGTCGACGG GTACTGCGTCTGCAAGACACTTCTCCAGTACCCTCTGGTTATTCAATTGTCGGCTACCGTGGGGCCCTTCGTGTCGAGTTCGGCCGGCTCGAATCAGCGCTcggttcttcctcgcgactTCCACCGCATTGTTGGCCACCGTCTCCCCTTTGCTGTCTACTTCTTGATGGCTCAAGGCATCCTCTCCCGCAAGCTGCCTTCAGTCCTTGCACTCGGCGAGTGGATGGACTTCTCTCACCCCTGCGTGGACTCCATTGAGTATCGCGACCTTCTCACCGACGTCAGAGAGTACCGGTGTCGAGCGCTAG GATTGATCGCTATGCGTCTCCACGAGGACTACCGAACGCGGAGCATCCGTTTCAGTCGGTACACCTGCTCACTCTCAGCACGGGGGGACAGCGAGGTGGAGTCGCTTCCGCCCAAGATCGACGGGACCGTTGCGCGGTGCTGGCTGATCGATGCAGAGAGCGTGCAGAAGGAGATGCGGCGGCAAAACTGCACGAAAATCGATCTGAAATTCTGTCTTAACTGGCACACCCATGCACAGGAAAATGGGGTTGCCCTCTTCGACGAGCGCGCAGACTACCTGGCGGAAAATGCGCCCCCGGCGATCAACCAGCAGGACTCGCAGAgtgtcctcgccctcgttcACTTCATGCTGCTTGACAACTTGAGTTACTTCACGGAGCAAGGCGAAACCACGGTCTTCGGCTCGGCCTTGATGAACTCACCCAGCGAACTGCAG GAAGATGTTCTGTTCGTTCTCGAACTCCTCAAGTTTGGGCTGTTGACAGGGGACGTGTTGGAAGCCCCGAAAGATCGTCCTCATCCGGCAGGCGTGCAACTCCTGCGTCGTCCTGACACTCccgcagagaagcggcgaagcattcttcttctgtcgcgaGTTTGTTCCCTGTACCCCatgcgcctgcatgcgggaAGCCACTGGCAGGGGGACGTCGATTTCGACTTGGCTGCTTACTCGTCGATTATCAAAATCTTGAAGCGTTCTCTGAGACAGCTTACAGAGGCATGCCTCGCGAGTCTCCTGCTGAGAGACATCACGAAG GTGAGACAGCTTCCCGAAGGGTACTTTAGTCCTCTTCAGCCGAGGCTCCCGTGCTTCTTGCTTCCGCGAAACTGCATGGGCATCGTCATGAAATTCTTCCTGGAATATGTGCCGATGGAAGGACCTGTAGCCGCTTCTGCGcccctcccgtcttcttccatcCCGCAAAATTCCCCTCTTGGGAAATTTGAGGCCTGCGTGCGCATGTGGTATCCCTGCTGCGAAAACCCATTAAGTGATCTCTGCAAAACAGTCTTGTTCTGGCACGAAATTGCAAATATGATCAACCAGTTAAATTCCTCGATCGACGTTAGTGAATTGAAGGAGGACGTGGATGCAGCGACAGATTTCTTGATGAGACAGTGCCGGCTTGTCGGACTTGATACTCATCCCGACTTCCCACGTCTGTAG